The window AGCCTCTCCATGGCCGAACGCTTACCGCTTCCTCACGGGCGCGGCTCTGATTGCCGCCGGCGCGCCATAGACACGCTTGTGCCACAGCTTTGAGATAGATTCTCAGAGGCATCGCATGAAGGCGACCACGTCTTTCTTCTCCTGCTCTGTCAGCTTGACGCCGAGAATCAGATTGTAGAACTCGACCGTATCCTCCAGCGTGAGCAATCGTCTATCGTGGTGATAGGGCGGTGAATCCTTGATGCCGCGAAGCGGGAACGTCTTGATGGGGCCGTCTCCGACTGTCATCCGATCGTTGATCATCTGCGGTTTGAAGAACCGTTCGGTTCGGAGGTTGTGCATGAGGTTGTCGGTGTAGTACGGCGCCGGATGGCACTCGGCGCATCGTCCCTTGCCGAAGAAAGCAGCTTGCCCCCGCAACTCGGCTTCGGTGGCCTTGGCGGGATCGAGTTTGCCGAAGACATCCAGCTTGGGGGCGGGCGGGAAGTCGAACAGTGCCTGCACTTCGGCCATGAAATGGACCTGACTGCCTCGCTCGAGGATGTTGGCTCCTTTTTTGGTGGCGATTACCGGGTCGCCGTCGAAGTAGGCCGCGCGCTGCTCGAACTCCGTAAAGTCCTCGATGCTCTTGAGTGCCCGTTGCGAGCCGAACAGCCGCTGGATGTTCACGCCGCGCAGCGGCGGCGTGTCGAGACCGTGGCGAAACGCCTGCGGCCTGATGTCGCCTACGAGGTGCGTGGTGGCGTTGGTGTGGCCGTTCACATGGCAATCAAAGCAGGTGACGCCGCGGTGGGGTCGTGCGGAGCGACGGTCCTCCGTCTGGTTGAACTGCTGCTGCGGAAACGGCGTTACCAGCAGGCGAAACCCCTCGAGCTGCTTGGGGTTCAGAATGCCGTTGAACAGCTTGTAGTAGTTGTCGATCGTCACGACCTTGCCCTGGGACACGTCGCCCAGGTCGGTCCGGGTCGTCAGGTAAATCGGCGGCGGATATTCGGGCAGGAGATGCGTGGGCAAATCGTAGTCTAAGTCGAAGCGCGTGAGATTGCGGCCCTCCTGCTTGTTGATTTCGTCGATGTGATGCTGCGGAAAGACCATGCCCCCTTCGGCGTGATTGGGGTGCGGCAATGGTAGAAACCCCTTGGGGAACAGGCCTTTGTTGCGAATCTCCGCCGGCGGCATGTTCGCAAGCTCCGCCCAGGTTGTTCCGGGGGTGAGCTTGACCCGCACGCCGGCCTGGATCGGCTTGCCCCGCGACATGGCGACGCCTTCGGCGGGGCGGTCGCTGAGGTCGTAGCGCTCGGCGAGCAGGTCTGCCTGTCGCTGCATCACGTCCGGCTTGGCCGCCTTCATGCGGGCCATCGTCGTTTCGAACG of the bacterium genome contains:
- a CDS encoding cytochrome B6, which produces MKRKSKQHNRGAWIVAAIVMASIGLPLIKALAEEPSSYSPVVIKEAFETTMARMKAAKPDVMQRQADLLAERYDLSDRPAEGVAMSRGKPIQAGVRVKLTPGTTWAELANMPPAEIRNKGLFPKGFLPLPHPNHAEGGMVFPQHHIDEINKQEGRNLTRFDLDYDLPTHLLPEYPPPIYLTTRTDLGDVSQGKVVTIDNYYKLFNGILNPKQLEGFRLLVTPFPQQQFNQTEDRRSARPHRGVTCFDCHVNGHTNATTHLVGDIRPQAFRHGLDTPPLRGVNIQRLFGSQRALKSIEDFTEFEQRAAYFDGDPVIATKKGANILERGSQVHFMAEVQALFDFPPAPKLDVFGKLDPAKATEAELRGQAAFFGKGRCAECHPAPYYTDNLMHNLRTERFFKPQMINDRMTVGDGPIKTFPLRGIKDSPPYHHDRRLLTLEDTVEFYNLILGVKLTEQEKKDVVAFMRCL